The following are from one region of the Halictus rubicundus isolate RS-2024b chromosome 15, iyHalRubi1_principal, whole genome shotgun sequence genome:
- the Cn-iiib gene encoding cytosolic 5'-nucleotidase IIIB isoform X3 encodes MVVFPTLKLKHVYIKDRKRLLKIISTILKDGNNSLQIVTDFDLTLTKQHVNGKKVLSSFGIFSKCKQLSETYSKESGRLYNKYRPIEIDPHLPIEVKAEEMTNWMIKTEKILKGIPFDPSEIEEVTRIYGTGLRDGTQEIFKQLHSAQIPVLVFSAGLGDIVEAVLRNEGVLFDNVKVISNFLEYKDGKIAGFKNERLIHVFNKNEYAVEQEYFKVLERRKNILLMGDSIGDAAMVDGMTDTCAVLKIGFLYDHVDSSLASYMEVFDIVLVDDQSMQVPLDILQRLL; translated from the exons ATGGTGGTA TTTCCAACACTGAAATTAAAGCATGTCTACATTAAAGATAGAAAACGTCTGTTGAAGATAATAAGCACAATTTTAAAGGATGGAAATAACTCTTTACAG ATTGTGACCGATTTTGATTTAACGCTAACAAAGCAACATGTTAATGGTAAAAAAGTCCTTAGTAGTTTTG GGATCTTCAGCAAATGCAAACAACTTTCAGAGACATATTCGAAAGAATCAGGTcgtctttataataaatatagacCAATTGAAATAGATCCACATTTACCAATTGAAGTAAAAGCAGAAGAAATGACAAACTGGATGATcaaaacagaaaaaatattgaaaggaataCCTTTTGATCCGAGCGAAATAGAAGAAGTAACAAGGATTTATGGTACAGGGTTACGGGATGGTAcccaagaaatttttaaacaattgcaTTCTGCTCAAATCCCTGTGCTTGTGTTTAGTGCTGGCTTAGGGGATATTGTGGAAGCTGTTTTAAGAAATGAAGGAGTTCTCTTCGATAATGTAAAG GTAATTTCGAATTTCCTTGAATATAAGGATGGGAAGATAGCAGGATTCAAAAATGAAAGACTGATTCATGTTTTCAACAAAAATGAATATGCAGTAGAACAAGAATATTTTAAAGTTCTCGAAAGGAGAAAAAATATTCTCCTCATGggtgatagtataggcgatGCAGCTATGGTAGACGGTATGACGGACACATGTGCAGTATTAAAAATTGGTTTTCTATATGATCAT gtTGACAGTAGCCTGGCATCATATATGGAAGTATTTGATATTGTTTTAGTAGATGATCAATCAATGCAAGTTCCACTTGATATTCTACAAAGATTATTATAA
- the Cn-iiib gene encoding cytosolic 5'-nucleotidase IIIB isoform X2 → MTLELNLDDFPTLKLKHVYIKDRKRLLKIISTILKDGNNSLQIVTDFDLTLTKQHVNGKKVLSSFGIFSKCKQLSETYSKESGRLYNKYRPIEIDPHLPIEVKAEEMTNWMIKTEKILKGIPFDPSEIEEVTRIYGTGLRDGTQEIFKQLHSAQIPVLVFSAGLGDIVEAVLRNEGVLFDNVKVISNFLEYKDGKIAGFKNERLIHVFNKNEYAVEQEYFKVLERRKNILLMGDSIGDAAMVDGMTDTCAVLKIGFLYDHVDSSLASYMEVFDIVLVDDQSMQVPLDILQRLL, encoded by the exons ATGACTCTCGAGTTAAATTTGGACGAC TTTCCAACACTGAAATTAAAGCATGTCTACATTAAAGATAGAAAACGTCTGTTGAAGATAATAAGCACAATTTTAAAGGATGGAAATAACTCTTTACAG ATTGTGACCGATTTTGATTTAACGCTAACAAAGCAACATGTTAATGGTAAAAAAGTCCTTAGTAGTTTTG GGATCTTCAGCAAATGCAAACAACTTTCAGAGACATATTCGAAAGAATCAGGTcgtctttataataaatatagacCAATTGAAATAGATCCACATTTACCAATTGAAGTAAAAGCAGAAGAAATGACAAACTGGATGATcaaaacagaaaaaatattgaaaggaataCCTTTTGATCCGAGCGAAATAGAAGAAGTAACAAGGATTTATGGTACAGGGTTACGGGATGGTAcccaagaaatttttaaacaattgcaTTCTGCTCAAATCCCTGTGCTTGTGTTTAGTGCTGGCTTAGGGGATATTGTGGAAGCTGTTTTAAGAAATGAAGGAGTTCTCTTCGATAATGTAAAG GTAATTTCGAATTTCCTTGAATATAAGGATGGGAAGATAGCAGGATTCAAAAATGAAAGACTGATTCATGTTTTCAACAAAAATGAATATGCAGTAGAACAAGAATATTTTAAAGTTCTCGAAAGGAGAAAAAATATTCTCCTCATGggtgatagtataggcgatGCAGCTATGGTAGACGGTATGACGGACACATGTGCAGTATTAAAAATTGGTTTTCTATATGATCAT gtTGACAGTAGCCTGGCATCATATATGGAAGTATTTGATATTGTTTTAGTAGATGATCAATCAATGCAAGTTCCACTTGATATTCTACAAAGATTATTATAA
- the Prosalpha3 gene encoding proteasome alpha3 subunit, with the protein MARRYDTRTTIFSPEGRLYQVEYAMEAISHAGTCLGILANDGILLAAERRNTNKLLDEVFFSEKIYKLNDDVVCSVAGITSDANVLTNELRLIAQRYLLQYGEPIPCEQLVSWLCDVKQAYTQYGGKRPFGVSILYMGWDKHYGYQLYQSDPSGNYGGWKATCIGNNAAAAVSSLKQEYKDGEKTLKDAMALAIKVLSKTLDMNKLSSDKVEMATLTRENGKTKIRILSASEIDALIAEYDRLEALAEQAKKDKQKL; encoded by the exons ATG GCACGGAGATATGATACACGTACAACGATCTTTTCACCAGAAGGTCGTTTATACCAAGTAGAATATGCAATGGAAGCTATCAGTCATGCTGGTACTTGCCTTGGTATCTTAGCAAATGATGGAATTCTATTAGCAGCAGAAAGGCGTAACACGAACAAACTTTTAGATGAAGTTTTTTTCTCTGAAAAGATTTATAAGCTAAATGATGATGTTGTTTGCTCTGTTGCTGGTATTACCTCAGATGCAAATGTATTAACAAATGAATTGCGCCTTATCGCGCAACGTTATCTTCTGCAGTATGGAGAACCAATTCCATGCGAACAACTTGTGTCTTGGCTTTGCGATGTAAAACAAGCATATACACAGTATGGTGGAAAAAGACCATTTGGAGTTTCAATTTTGtatatgggatgggataaacaTTATGGGTACCAATTATACCAGTCAGATCCAAGTGGAAATTATGGAGGATGGAAGGCAACTTGTATTGGAAACAATGCAGCTGCAGCGGTGTCATCATTAAAACAAGAGTATAAAGATGGAGAAAAAACATTAAAGGATGCTATGGCATTAGCTATAAAAGTACTTTCAAAAACTTTAGATATGAATAAATTGTCTTCAGATAAAG TTGAAATGGCCACATTAACCAGAGAAAATGGCAAAACCAAAATAAGGATTCTTTCTGCAAGTGAAATTGATGCTTTAATTGCAGAGTATGATCGTTTAGAAGCACTTGCTGAACAAGCCAAGAAAGACAAGCAGAAATTATAA
- the Cn-iiib gene encoding cytosolic 5'-nucleotidase IIIB isoform X1, translating into METRRLTKKLITLYLNRTQITFCHGSNVFPTLKLKHVYIKDRKRLLKIISTILKDGNNSLQIVTDFDLTLTKQHVNGKKVLSSFGIFSKCKQLSETYSKESGRLYNKYRPIEIDPHLPIEVKAEEMTNWMIKTEKILKGIPFDPSEIEEVTRIYGTGLRDGTQEIFKQLHSAQIPVLVFSAGLGDIVEAVLRNEGVLFDNVKVISNFLEYKDGKIAGFKNERLIHVFNKNEYAVEQEYFKVLERRKNILLMGDSIGDAAMVDGMTDTCAVLKIGFLYDHVDSSLASYMEVFDIVLVDDQSMQVPLDILQRLL; encoded by the exons ATGGAGACACGACGACTGACAAAAAAATTGATTACATTATATTTAAATAGAACACAAATTACGTTCTGTCATGGAAGCAATGTC TTTCCAACACTGAAATTAAAGCATGTCTACATTAAAGATAGAAAACGTCTGTTGAAGATAATAAGCACAATTTTAAAGGATGGAAATAACTCTTTACAG ATTGTGACCGATTTTGATTTAACGCTAACAAAGCAACATGTTAATGGTAAAAAAGTCCTTAGTAGTTTTG GGATCTTCAGCAAATGCAAACAACTTTCAGAGACATATTCGAAAGAATCAGGTcgtctttataataaatatagacCAATTGAAATAGATCCACATTTACCAATTGAAGTAAAAGCAGAAGAAATGACAAACTGGATGATcaaaacagaaaaaatattgaaaggaataCCTTTTGATCCGAGCGAAATAGAAGAAGTAACAAGGATTTATGGTACAGGGTTACGGGATGGTAcccaagaaatttttaaacaattgcaTTCTGCTCAAATCCCTGTGCTTGTGTTTAGTGCTGGCTTAGGGGATATTGTGGAAGCTGTTTTAAGAAATGAAGGAGTTCTCTTCGATAATGTAAAG GTAATTTCGAATTTCCTTGAATATAAGGATGGGAAGATAGCAGGATTCAAAAATGAAAGACTGATTCATGTTTTCAACAAAAATGAATATGCAGTAGAACAAGAATATTTTAAAGTTCTCGAAAGGAGAAAAAATATTCTCCTCATGggtgatagtataggcgatGCAGCTATGGTAGACGGTATGACGGACACATGTGCAGTATTAAAAATTGGTTTTCTATATGATCAT gtTGACAGTAGCCTGGCATCATATATGGAAGTATTTGATATTGTTTTAGTAGATGATCAATCAATGCAAGTTCCACTTGATATTCTACAAAGATTATTATAA
- the LOC143361751 gene encoding mitochondrial glutamate carrier 1 has translation MEKKDSVEAPKQFKLLPKIINGGIAGIIGVSVVFPLDLVKTRLQNQVIGPSGERMYKSMLDCFKKTYREEGYFGMYKGSAVNILLITPEKAIKLTANDTFRHYLSTGPGQKLPLEREMLAGGLAGACQIIITTPMELLKIQMQDAGRVAAAAKKAGTTVPKVSALSLTKDLLKKKGILGLYQGTGATALRDVTFSVIYFPLFARLNDIGPKREDGSSVFWCSFLAGCAAGSTAALMVNPFDVIKTRLQIIKKAPGEPTYDGVFDCISKTLRNEGPTAFFKGGACRMIVIAPLFGIAQTVYYLGVAESLLGLK, from the exons ATGgaaaagaaggacagcgtagaAGCTCCGAAACAATTTAA ACTCTTACCAAAAATTATAAATGGCGGAATCGCAGGTATTATCGGTGTCTCTGTGGTGTTCCCATTGGATCTGGTTAAAACACGATTACAGAATCAAGTAATCGGGCCTAGTGGGGAACGAATGTACAAATCGAT GCTCGACTGTTTCAAGAAAACTTATAGGGAAGAAGGCTATTTTGGCATGTACAAAGGATCTGCTGTAAATATTCTTCTAATCACGCCTGAAAAAGCCATCAAGCTCACTGCCAATGATACTTTCCGTCATTATCTGTCCACTGGTCCTGG ACAGAAGCTGCCGCTAGAACGAGAGATGCTTGCTGGTGGTCTAGCAGGAGCATGTCAAATAATTATTACAACCCCGATGGAGCTCCTAAAAATTCAAATGCAAGATGCAGGACGTGTGGCAGCGGCGGCTAAGAAAG CTGGGACAACAGTGCCGAAGGTGTCAGCCCTGTCCTTAACAAAAGATCTTCTTAAGAAGAAAGGTATTTTAGGACTGTATCAAGGTACTGGCGCAACGGCTCTCAGAGACGTGACGTTCTCAGTTATCTACTTCCCACTGTTCGCTAGATTGAATGATATTGGGCCTAAAAGGGAGGACGGTTCTT CCGTATTTTGGTGTTCATTCTTGGCTGGTTGTGCTGCTGGCTCTACAGCTGCTCTAATGGTGAATCCATTTGATGTAATCAAAACTAGGTTACAAATAATCAAGAAAGCTCCTGGTGAACCAACGTATGATGGTGTGTTCGACTGCATAAG TAAAACACTGCGAAACGAAGGACCGACAGCATTCTTTAAAGGCGGAGCCTGCAGAATGATCGTGATAGCGCCTCTTTTCGGAATTGCACAAACAGTATACTACCTCGGCGTTGCAGAGTCGCTCTTGGGCCTTAAATGA
- the Nvd gene encoding cholesterol 7-desaturase nvd produces MAGWWYLGGAFLLLFGILLAPYLFKMNLIKDLRIQGNSKKILANHLESKKRKLGKLPPVYPNGWFALLESFQLHSGQVKHVAALGENFAVFRTDNGTVRILDAYCPHLGANMAEGGRVKGDCLECPFHGWQFRGSDGHCDYIPYAEKVPHIARTKTWKCREANGIIFVWYHAEGLEPTWQPQTVSDVSNRTWRYQGRNEYLINCHIQEVAENGADTAHLSAVHGPAVLSNFIHPLSWIARHSWTNVGWTPHSALTENKTSNVDEKNDGEDMNHRAYTTLRHSLIIFEKYKLWHLDVYVQQIGPGYVEMMMDTFFGRICIFQTVTPMEPLLQKVVHVIYAPPLLSPYALIIFLGESLMFERDVAIWNRKKFEKQPLLVKEDRSIHSYRRWYSQFYSQRSPSYHSAMKSLQW; encoded by the exons ATGGCTGGATGGTGGTACCTCGGTGGTGCTTTTCTTCTGCTTTTTGGTATACTCCTCGCTCCCTATTTGTTCAAGATGAACTTGATCAAG GATCTGAGGATACAGGGCAACAGCAAGAAGATTCTCGCGAATCACTTGGAGTCGAAGAAACGAAAATTGGGAAAACTACCTCCAGTCTATCCGAACGGTTGGTTCGCCCTGTTGGAGAGCTTTCAGCTGCACAGCGGCCAGGTGAAACACGTGGCAGCGCTCGGTGAAAATTTCGCGGTGTTCAG AACAGATAACGGGACGGTGAGGATTTTAGACGCTTACTGTCCTCACCTCGGCGCCAATATGGCCGAGGGTGGTCGGGTCAAAGGAGATTGCTTAGAATGTCCCTTCCATGGATGGCAATTTCGCGGTTCCGATGGCCACTGCGATTACATCCCGTACGCGGAGAAAG TGCCACATATCGCAAGAACGAAAACATGGAAGTGTCGCGAGGCGAATGGAATCATTTTTGTCTGGTATCACGCGGAAGGATTAGAACCCACCTGGCAACCACAGACGGTCAGCGATGTTTCGAATCGAACATGGCGTTATCAGGGCCGAAACGAGTATCTTATCAACTGCCACATACAG GAAGTAGCTGAAAATGGCGCAGACACGGCGCATTTAAGCGCTGTTCACGGTCCAGCTGTACTTTCGAACTTCATCCATCCACTTTCATGGATCGCCAGACATTCTTGGACGAACGTTGGTTGGACACCTCACAGTGCTCTGACGGAGAATAAGACCTCCAATGTGGACGAAAAGAATGATGGAGAGGATATGAATCACAGAGCTTATACAACCTTGAGGCACAGTCTGATAATCTTTGAGAAGTACAAGCTCTGGCACCTGGACGTTTACGTCCAGCAAATCGGGCCAGGATATGTGGAAATGATGATGGACACATTTTTTGGACGGATATGTATATTCCAGACGGTGACACCGATGGAACCTCTTCTGCAAAAg GTGGTTCATGTAATTTACGCGCCGCCGTTGCTCTCCCCTTATGCCCTAATCATATTCTTAGGGGAGAGTTTGATGTTCGAAAGGGACGTGGCCATCTGGAACcgaaagaaattcgaaaaacagCCTCTCCTCGTAAAAGAAGACAGAAGCATCCACTCCTACCGCAGATGGTACTCACAGTTCTATTCACAGCGTAGTCCGAGTTATCATTCCGCCATGAAATCTTTACAATGGTAG